In Miscanthus floridulus cultivar M001 chromosome 8, ASM1932011v1, whole genome shotgun sequence, the sequence CCGGAGACACTGAAAAtattgttgactgatttattataaaaaaaaatattattctaattaaaaaaataagataaaaaatacaaattataagagaagcgaacagatcCAAATTGTTCCGCCGAGTTTGCAGGCTGCCCCGCACCGCGCGTACGTGCGTCGCGGCACACAGACACATTACTCCTAGCCTCGCCTCCGAGGCTGTTTGTAGATACAAGAACGAAAGCAGTGCAGCTAGCAGCTGGTGCCGGTAGATCGAACGAAAGCAGTGCAGCTAGCAGCTGGTGCCGGTAGATCGATTTGGCGGCGCATGCATAGACGCTCACGAGGCAGGTAGTCCAACAGTCCTAGTCATCATGCATGAAGTTGAAATCATGTGTATGGACGGATGAATTCTAGTGTGTCATGGACCGCCTGTGCTCGCGCTAGCTAACGTCGACGCCGACACCACCACACCACAGCATTTCGATTTTATATAGTGTGTCCTATAGGTAATTGCTCATCTCGCTGCGGTACTGCCGGTTGCCGGCCATGCAACCATACCTGTCAGTTGTCACCAACCTCAACTaccctaagggggtgtttggttccttagtctagattttagtccatgtcccatcgaatgtttgacacatgcatggagtattaaatatagattaaaaaaataactaattacacagattgcgactaatttgcgagacgaattttttaagcctatttagtccatgatttgataatgttgtgctacagtaaatatgtgctaatgatgtcttaattaggcttaatagattcatctcgtaaattagtctactcctgtgtaattagttttttaattagctcatatttagtcctcctaatcAGCATCCAAACGTTCGATGTGACacgaactaaactttagtccctggaaccaaacaccccctaaacacCGAAGCATTCCGATCATAACTAACGTACGTATTAAGCTTCGAAGAACAGAAGCTAAATATTTCACTTGCTGCTGCATTTGCAGTATCACCTCTTATAGATTTATTCAATCTTCCTTTGTCTGGAAAAGCTTTTGGCAAATTTCAGAATATTTAGAACTCTCTACAGAACTTTTAGATCAGTACTGATCAGGATGTCTAGTCATATATATGGACAGCACCATATTTTCATCTAGAAAGGCTTACCATCGTCTCAAAGGTACCAGCCCGACTCACTCTATCTTTAAGTGGATCTGGAAATCCTCATGTCAGCACAAACACAAAGTCTTCTTTTGGTTGTTGGCTCAAGATAGATTAAGTACCAGGAATATTTTGAGAAGAAAGAACCTCCACCTGCCATCTTACTATTGTGTGCTATGTGCCGATAGTAGTGAATAAACAGTAGAACATCTTTTTTCTGAAATGCGGTTTTGCAAAAGAGTGTTGGTTCAGGCTTGGCCTGACAGTGGATGATTATCTGAGCCCATTCCAAGTGCTTGAAAGCTTCAGGTTTCAGTTAGCTTTGCCCTTCTTTTATGGAAATCTTGATCATCACGAGCTAGAGCATTTGGACGATTAGGAATGATGCCATTTTCAGGGGAATTCAGTCAAAGGTGCCTGGAGGTGTTTAAACAAGTCTTTGGTCCGCTTTTGTGGCGCACAAAGAGGAAATATTTTCCTGCGATAGAATTATGGCCAGAGCATATTGTGTAACCCAACTtattttttctattcttttttttttttctcttgaacTGCATTTGccctttcttctcttcttctcctcctctgttttttttATTGTCTGGTAACAATCTTTGTTACATTTTTTCTAATAAATCTTCAGTAGGGGCTTTGGCCCCTCTGTTCTCTCAAAAAAAAGAACAGAAGCAGCAGCCACTTTTTTTTTCGTATATTAACAAAGAGACCAAAACGGAAGAAGACGCTGTTCTGATGGAGTCAAGTCATGGAacaccatgcatgcatgtcccACCCCACCAAGCACTTCCAGGGTTACGCCGTTACGGCGCGGCAGACCGGTCGGGCGTCCTGGCCCGgatgcgccccccccccccccccccccccccccccccctccagaGAGGCCACgttgcatcgcattgcatgcaCACCTGACGCCCCCCAATAATTCACTGTCTCCTGGGGCCCATCGGCCATGCTGTTACGTGCATCTCCATCATTATTCATTAATTTATCCAAAACCGCCCGGTCGCCGAAAACCACCTCTCGCCTAGTCTAACCCTTTCCGGCAATGACACGCGTTAGTAATGTACTAAACGCAAGAATCTTTTATCTTTTTTAGGAAAACTATAGAATCTATTATTTATTTCGGAGGAAAAAAAAATCCGAATCATTGGGCAAGTAAGTAAGACATTCGTAATCTGGGGGAGCGCGTATCTGGAATCATAGATTGTTTGGGTCAAATTTAATTAACCGTTGATTAGCTTTCTAAATATACACAGTGGTACAATCTTAATTAGGCGAAGCTCCCTCAATGGCTAGCAGTAGCCAGTAGCAGCAGTAACGCCCAAAACAGCAGAGGCAGCGTGGAATATTCGGATCACTGGGAGGCTGGGACCCAGTCCCCCACCTGAACCCAAAGCCTGCAGCTACTCCTGCCGCTTTAAAAGGCGTCCTCGCCGTCCGGAGGGTGGAGAACTGGAGACCAGAACGCAGCGCACGCACCCACCCAGCCGGCCGGCCAACCCAAATCAGCAAGTGCAACAAACCACCGGACCAAGGAGCATGACCATGAGCGGCACCGCGGAGGAGGCGTTGCGGCGGGAGTACGTGATCGGCGAGGAGATCGGGCGCGGGCGGTTCGGGACGGTCCGCCGCTGCTACGCCGCCGCCACGGGGGAGCCGTTCGCGCTCAAGACGACGCCCAAGGCGGCGCTGCGGGAGCTGGAGGCGGACCCGCTGGACCTGGCGCTGGCGGAGCAGGAGCCCAAGGTACACCTCCTGGCGTCGGCCGCCAGCCGCCACGTGGTCGCGCTCCACGCCGCCTTCGAGGACGCCGACGCCGTGCACCTGGTGCTGGACCTCTGCCCCGGCGGGGACCTGTTCGCGCTCGTCTCGGCCCGGGGCCCGCTCCCGGAGCCCGAGGCGGCGGGCCTCGTCGCGCAGCTCGCGGACGCGCTCGCGGGGTGCCACCGCCGCGGGGTCGCGCACCGCGACGTCAAGCCCGACAACCTCCTCTTCGACGCCAGCGGCGCGctcaggctcggggacttcggCTGCGCGGACTGGTTCGGGGACGGCAGGCCCTTGACGGGGCTGGTCGGGACGCCCTACTACGTCGCGCCCGAGGTGGTGGCCGGCAAGGAGTACACCGAGAAGGTGGACGTGTGGAGCGCCGGGGTCGTGCTCTACATGATGCTCTCCGGGACCGTGCCTTTCTCCGGCGCCACCGCGGGGGACATCTTCCAGGCCGTGCTCCGCGGCAACGTGCGATTCCCGCCGCGCGCCTTCGCcgccgtctcgcccgaggccaaGGACCTCATGCGCCGCATGCTCTGCAAGGACGTCTGGCGCAGGCTCTCCGCCGAGCAAGTCCTAAGTAAGTAAGctaacagcagcagcagccctcgTCCGTCCTTCCTTCGGACTGCATTGCTTCCTTCTCGTCGCCTGAATTGTCTGCTCATCTTACCCTGGTGTTTCGATCTACCTGCAGGGCACCCATGGATTGTGACTCGCGGCGGAAGTGTGGCGGTGAACTGATTTTGATGCTCGGCCGCGTCATCCGATGGATCCATCTGCAGTGTAGATAGTGGCGTTCATCCAAGAGGAGTAGAGGGACCTTTTGCAGCTGATCTCTTTTGCTTTGGTTCTGCCAATCGTCAACGGACAGTAGTGCTGTAGTTGGTTACTAGTACTAGTAGCACGCAGCAGTAATCCTTAGTGTTCGTCTTGTTCTGCAGTAATCCTTAGGCGAAACAGGAATTTAGGGGGCCTCCTCTTCCTGGGTTCGTATTGCTTGATCTTTGCATTGCAACCCATGTATAGTACAGCCTTCTTCTTGCTGAAGAAGAGGGGACTAGCTCTGTTCAGGAGAAAATGGAACCCAAAAAAAACTCAGAAAATCTATGTACAGTTCAGCTTCAGGCTTCAGCTGTGTGCCTGTGTGTCTCTTCCATTTTGCTACCGAGCTCTGTGTCTTTGTTTCTACTTCATCATCGGAACCTTGAATGAGACTTCAAATAATTATACGTTCGTGTCACGAAGTTGATGTGACTTCCCTAAAAGTTTATAGTCTGCAGTTTGGCAACAGCTTCAAATGATTTCCAGCCGGTTTGATTTGGTAATAGTCAGCATGTTCGTCGCTGATTAGTTTCTAGACTGATAAGCCTGGCGGGTGCTAGtttatcgtgagagaaaaacactgttggctgattgGTAAACCCGGACTGAAACTAGCAAGCGAATAGGCTAACTATCTCTTCCAAGAAAGAATAAAACTCTATAGATGTATTCTAGTTTAAcgtatctcaagtttgactaaatatataaataaaatattaatatttatagcatTAAATAAGTATAATAAAAAATATTTCATGATAAATCTAATAATACCTATTTCGCATTATAAATATTGAGAATTTTTATTTAGAGTTAGACAAACTCAAGATACTTTAACATGTTAATGTCctagaactttttttttttttgacagagaGAGTATCAGTCAGTGAAATTTCTGATTTCAGTACACTGTAACTTGATGATTATCGTTTCTGGTTACAGTTTACTGTGCTTGTCATGTATGTACTAAGAAGAAGGGAGCTGTGTCGCTTGGGCAATTGGACGTCCTGTGCATCGCTGCTCCTGATGGTTTTAGTTGCCAAAAGAAATCACCTGTTTCGCTGCTTCAAGTTCACAAGTTTTGTATGTTGATCTGTTCATAGTGATCACGTTCAGATAtttagcctgttcgctggttggtttctggacttgtTAGTgctgaaagtgaccaacacatagatatttatagttttaccgtacattgtgatcggaggtggcctagcactcaatgacacagggtttatactggttcaggcaacgcgccctacgtctagtttgagtcggtcggtgactttatttctgagcccaggtgctcgaagtctgcagtagggttacaaacgagaaggagaaagatggggtgcacaAGAGATccagtcggctccggtcggaagggccgagagcgacaggagctccgctatgagctaagtgttcaagcgtgtgcttgaggtccgaacctggcggttatgtggttgtgagctagtgaacttgatcgatctaatgaatctaaagagACCGAGCTTTAATCAACTTGGTcaattgggagagagcgcatccccttttatagacgaaggggatggccttacaagtgagagggagagagtacgaatgcttctaagccttgttacaCACGCCGACGG encodes:
- the LOC136475132 gene encoding phosphoenolpyruvate carboxylase kinase 2-like, yielding MTMSGTAEEALRREYVIGEEIGRGRFGTVRRCYAAATGEPFALKTTPKAALRELEADPLDLALAEQEPKVHLLASAASRHVVALHAAFEDADAVHLVLDLCPGGDLFALVSARGPLPEPEAAGLVAQLADALAGCHRRGVAHRDVKPDNLLFDASGALRLGDFGCADWFGDGRPLTGLVGTPYYVAPEVVAGKEYTEKVDVWSAGVVLYMMLSGTVPFSGATAGDIFQAVLRGNVRFPPRAFAAVSPEAKDLMRRMLCKDVWRRLSAEQVLRHPWIVTRGGSVAVN